The following proteins are encoded in a genomic region of Brachypodium distachyon strain Bd21 chromosome 1, Brachypodium_distachyon_v3.0, whole genome shotgun sequence:
- the LOC100828242 gene encoding rho GTPase-activating protein 7, with translation MAAAAVAERQQQQRGGAAAAAAASGGAVFKSGPLFISSKGIGWKSWKKRWFILTRTSLVFFKSDPNTLPQRGGEVNLTLGGIDLNSSGSVVVREDKKLLTVLFPDGRDGRAFTLKAETSEDLFEWKIALEEALALAPNAALVMGHNGIFRNDTTDAYEGAAPNLREKRPTKSLVVGRPILLALEDIDGSPSFLEKALCFLEKHGIKVEGILRQAADVEEVDRRMNEYEQGRTEFAPDEDAHVVGDCVKHVLRELPSSPVPASCCTALLEAFRLESKESRINSMRAAISETFPEPNRRLLQRILRMMHTVASHTTNNRMTPSAVAACMAPLLLRPLLAGECEMEDDIDMNGDNSAQLIAAAIAANSAQGIVTTLLEDYEGIFDDEHPRCSLSPDSRIQDSGSEESTDDETVDAKENGFHDAENDVDQELDERILSGKLSESSACIGGDLYDYQVDHGDSDTEPYVEDKEANLDLKDAPNSHLAQNGKINVQRPLNEKDPTNLVSSHESPLSVGEILSSLDAGVRLPGPGAEYSVDSHSIKSNETQLHVKRSNIWGRNNARKSQQTEFVDSSGEEELAIQRLEIAKNDLQIRIAKETRGNAILQASLERRKQALHERRLVLEQDVSRLQEQLQAERDLRAALEVGLSMSSAQFSSSRAMDSKTKAELEEIALAEADVARLKQKVAELHVQLSQQRQHQYGSSGDENDRYQHRPSHLPQNFVQPGFDMKLASCNQEKKQRHEESLSGASHWRSIKQHVLTHGSSKPFSRKHSLDASSSDSREASTSMAAESGLMSSNIPRATEAVEYGRQLPVPSSTLVELTTRLDFFKERRSQLMEQLHSLDLGHGSAPHGFPYKPSPPWNSQR, from the exons GAATTGGGTGGAAATCTTGGAAGAAGCGTTGGTTCATCCTCACCAGAACATCACTGGTTTTCTTCAAGAGTGATCCT AATACCTTGCCCCAGAGAGGCGGTGAAGTGAACCTTACTTTGGGGGGAATTGACTTGAATAGTTCTGGGAG TGTAGTTGTCAGGGAGGACAAAAAGTTGTTGACTGTCCTATTTCCAGATGGCCGTGATGGCCGTGCCTTCACCTTGAAG GCAGAAACATCTGAAGATTTGTTTGAGTGGAAAATAGCACTGGAAGAAGCTCTTGCACTGGCCCCAAATGCAGCTCTTGTGATGGGACATAATGGGATATTTCGTAATGACACAACAGATGCATATGAAGGAGCAGCTCCAAATT TGAGAGAGAAGAGGCCTACCAAATCCTTGGTTGTCGGAAGGCCAATTCTTCTTGCATTAGAAGATATTGATGGCagtccttcttttcttgaaaaagctttgtgttttcttgagAAACATG GGATAAAGGTGGAGGGAATTTTGCGGCAGGCTGCAGATGTCGAAGAGGTTGACAGAAGAATGAATGAATACGAGCAAG GAAGGACTGAATTTGCACCAGACGAGGATGCCCATGTTGTTGGTGACTGTGTGAAG CATGTTCTGCGTGAGCTACCATCTTCTCCAGTGCCTGCTTCCTGCTGCACAGCATTATTGGAAGCTTTCC GTCTTGAAAGTAAGGAATCACGGATAAATTCTATGCGTGCTGCCATATCTGAGACATTTCCCGAGCCAAATAGGCGGCTGCTGCAGAG AATTTTGAGAATGATGCACACTGTTGCTTCTCATACTACCAACAACCGTATGACTCCATCAGCAGTTGCTGCCTGTATGGCTCCCCTTTTGCTGCGTCCACTTCTGGCTGGTGAATGTGAGATGGAAGATGACATAGACATGAATGGTGACAATTCTGCTCAGCTTATTGCTGCTGCAATTGCTGCTAACAGTGCTCAAGGCATTGTCACAACTCTTTTAGAGGATTATGAGGGCATATTTGAT GATGAACACCCTAGGTGTTCCCTGTCACCTGATTCTCGAATTCAAGATAGTGGAAGTGAAGAATCTACAGATGACGAAACTGTGGATGCCAAAGAAAATGGGTTTCATGATGCAGAGAATGATGTAGATCAGGAATTAGATGAGCGTATACTGAGCGGAAAGTTGAGTGAAAGCAGTGCGTGTATTGGTGGTGACCTCTATGACTACCAG GTAGATCATGGTGATTCAGACACTGAACCTTATGTCGAAGATAAGGAAgcaaatttggatttgaagGATGCCCCAAATAGCCATTTAGCTCAAAATGGCAAGATAAATGTCCAGAGACCACTGAATGAAAAGGATCCGACAAATCTGGTGTCCAGTCACGAGTCTCCATTGTCAGTGGGAgagattctttcttctttggatGCAGGAGTTCGTTTACCTGGTCCTGGAGCTGAATATTCTGTAGACAGCCACTCCATCAAGTCGAATGAAACTCAGCTACATGTGAAGCGTTCTAACATTTGGGGACGGAATAAT GCAAGAAAGAGCCAACAGACAGAATTTGTTGATTCATCAGGTGAAGAAGA GCTTGCTATCCAAAGACTTGAGATTGCGAAGAATGATCTGCAGATCAGAATTGCAAAAGAG ACTAGAGGTAATGCAATCTTACAGGCGAGTttggaaagaagaaaacaagcaCTGCACGAGCGCCGTTTGGTCCTGGAACAGGAT GTATCAAGATTGCAAGAGCAGCTGCAGGCTGAAAGGGATCTTAGAGCTGCATTGGAGGTTGGATTAAGCATGTCTTCTGCACAGTTTTCTAGTTCACGTGCTATGGATTCAAAG ACCAAGGCAGAGCTTGAGGAGATTGCTCTCGCAGAAGCTGATGTTGCAAGGTTAAAGCAGAAGGTTGCAGAGCTGCATGTCCAACTTAGTCAACAGCGGCAACACCAGTATGGCTCTTCTGGAGACGAGAATGATCGTTATCAACATCGCCCAAGTCATCTCCCACA GAACTTTGTTCAACCAGGGTTTGATATGAAACTTGCTTCCTGTAATCaagagaagaagcagaggcaCGAG GAGAGCTTGTCGGGCGCGTCACACTGGAGAAGTATCAAGCAGCATGTGCTAACTCATGGCTCTTCGAAGCCCTTCTCTCGCAAGCACTCCTTAGATGCCTCCTCGAGCGATTCAAGGGAGGCGTCAACAAGCATGGCAGCGGAGAGTGGTTTGATGTCTTCAAACATCCCAAGAGCAACGGAG GCTGTCGAGTACGGGAGGCAACTGCCTGTGCCATCATCCACTCTTGTTGAGCTAACGACGAGACTAGATTTCTTCAAAGAACGGAGGTCCCAGTTAATGGAACAGCTCCATAGTCTTGACTTAGGACATGGATCGGCGCCACACGGTTTTCCTTACAAGCCTTCACCCCCTTGGAACAGTCAGAGATAG